The following are from one region of the Coffea eugenioides isolate CCC68of chromosome 2, Ceug_1.0, whole genome shotgun sequence genome:
- the LOC113762726 gene encoding cytokinin hydroxylase, whose translation MEFLLEFFQPFFMAVAAILFVILFRAAYIFWIMPNLAYRKLRANGFPGPKPTFPLGNIREMKKKKTTTSSSASSSSSSHALSITNDIHSMAFPYFAQWKKLHGNVFIYWLGTEPFLYIADPEFLRKMSAGVMGKSWGKPTVFKNDREPMFGNGLVMVEGEDWVRHRHIITPAFSPANLKTMSGLMMESANNMLDRWTSLVKSGNPEIDVEEEIVSTAGEIIAKTSFGMNYETGREVFQRLRAMQVALFQSNRYVGVPFSKLICPKKTLMAKRLGKEIDSLLTEIISARSKSSRDGHREQDLLGLLLAGNHVNGRQGKKTLTTRELVDECKTFFFGGHETTALALTWTLLLLAMHPDWQDQLRQEVAEVIGNGDVDATKLAGLKKMGWVMNEVLRLYSPAPNVQRQVREAIQVDDLVIPRGTNIWIDVVSMHHDKEFWGEDVNEFKPERFKGDVHGGCKHKMGFLPFGFGGRMCIGRNLSIMEYKIVLTLLLTRFSVSVSPNYRHLPSILLSLRPSQGLPLILTPID comes from the exons ATGGAATTCCTACTTGAGTTCTTTCAACCTTTTTTCATGGCCGTGGCCGCCATTCTTTTCGTCATCCTTTTTAGGGCAGCATACATCTTTTGGATTATGCCCAATTTAGCATATCGAAAGCTAAGGGCAAATGGGTTTCCTGGTCCAAAGCCTACTTTCCCTCTTGGAAATATACGTGagatgaaaaagaagaagaccaccacctcctcctccgcttcttcttcttcttcttcccacGCATTAAGCATCACCAATGACATCCACTCTATGGCATTTCCCTACTTTGCCCAATGGAAGAAATTGCATG GGAATGTATTCATCTATTGGCTGGGAACGGAACCATTTCTATACATTGCAGACCCTGAGTTTCTCAGAAAGATGTCAGCAGGCGTAATGGGTAAGAGTTGGGGCAAACCAACAGTGTTTAAGAATGACAGAGAACCCATGTTCGGTAATGGTCTGGTTATGGTGGAAGGTGAAGATTGGGTTCGCCACAGGCATATCATAACTCCCGCATTTTCTCCGGCCAACTTGAAG ACAATGTCAGGCTTAATGATGGAGTCAGCCAATAACATGCTCGACCGGTGGACATCACTAGTCAAGTCTGGCAATCCAGAAATTGACGTGGAAGAAGAAATCGTTAGCACGGCTGGGGAAATCATTGCGAAAACGAGTTTCGGGATGAACTACGAAACTGGACGGGAAGTGTTCCAAAGATTGAGAGCCATGCAGGTCGCCCTTTTCCAGTCCAACCGTTACGTGGGTGTGCCCTTCAGCAAACTAATATgccccaagaaaaccctaatggCGAAAAGGCTAGGGAAGGAGATTGACTCCCTTCTCACGGAAATCATCAGTGCCAGGAGCAAATCATCAAGAGATGGGCATCGTGAGCAGGACTTACTCGGTTTGTTGCTGGCTGGGAACCACGTAAATGGGCGGCAGGGGAAGAAGACATTGACGACCAGGGAACTCGTGGACGAGTGCAAAACCTTCTTCTTTGGAGGACACGAGACAACTGCTCTGGCACTCACGTGGACATTGCTTCTCTTGGCCATGCACCCCGACTGGCAAGATCAGCTTCGTCAAGAGGTCGCGGAAGTGATAGGAAATGGAGACGTAGACGCCACTAAGCTTGCTGGACTAAAGAAG ATGGGATGGGTGATGAACGAAGTGTTGAGACTATATTCGCCAGCGCCTAATGTGCAGAGGCAAGTAAGAGAAGCGATTCAAGTTGATGATTTGGTGATCCCACGCGGAACCAACATCTGGATTGATGTCGTGTCCATGCACCATGACAAGGAATTTTGGGGTGAAGACGTGAATGAGTTTAAACCGGAGAGGTTTAAGGGTGATGTGCACGGCGGATGCAAACACAAGATGGGGTTTTTGCCATTTGGGTTCGGAGGTAGGATGTGCATTGGGCGGAATTTAAGCATCATGGAGTACAAGATCGTGCTGACTCTGCTGCTAACAAGATTTTCTGTGTCCGTCTCCCCAAACTACCGCCACTTGCCCTCTATCTTGCTCTCCCTCAGGCCTAGTCAGGGTCTTCCCTTGATACTCACGCCAATCGATTGA
- the LOC113764045 gene encoding DNA-directed RNA polymerase III subunit rpc3 isoform X1 has protein sequence MVSQHGIKLAVYLVSSFYGDHNSKVCECLLRRGTLTLAQIIRFTELSREIVRHCLLALIHQNCVQAFSIQQEGAFGEAPKVVTHYMALFDNIIHHMRFPKFIAIVKDELGGECEKVFEALLQHGRLSFNQIVDREKQTVSKEENFDVDHVKESFNKLVNGRFVERCPAPEPFLAPPSDEETPAKKRGAKSTKVGDVSESIEQRALAAAAPMESLRFLAETHNWSDFSDKSSEEKFTSVKTGEKRKQDFLETDGGLLDQEEKKEVLWRVNFEELVRRLRHQACIANAKSRLNDECGIILGAILELTRSSESKVNIGSTASVSINDIYDEVIKKKGGLGMNLERIRASLVELGCEMPMLVEEYSIDLKSIIDMAQNEEVESIVLKRYGREAYRMFRFLSKSGRLHETDKIADTTFVEKKDAIKILYKLWKDDYLQMEKVTVNGARQTHFLLWKVNRQSLCQHVLDEMYHAALNLRLRIAHELDQEKEILQMPKDKVGEVEELRKRYMRLKKVSIIYESSLMNLDDALMLFHDF, from the exons ATGGTGTCGCAGCACGGCATCAAACTTGCCGTTTATCTTGTATCCTCTTTCTACGGAGATCATAATTCT AAAGTTTGTGAATGTCTTCTCCGGAGGGGAACCCTAACCTTAGCGCAAATTATACGGTTCACCGAACTCAGTCGAGAGATTGTGAGGCATTGTTTACTAGCCTTAATCCATCAAAACTGCGTTCAAGCCTTCTCAATCCAACAAGAAG GTGCTTTCGGAGAGGCTCCAAAGGTTGTAACACACTACATGGCTTTATTTGACAACATAATCCACCACATGAGGTTTCCAAAGTTCATTGCAATTGTAAAAGATGAGCTTGGTGGAGAA TGTGAAAAGGTTTTTGAAGCTTTACTTCAACATGGTAGACTATCTTTCAATCAAATTGTTGACAGAGAGAAACAGACTGTGAGTAAAGAAG AAAATTTTGATGTGGACCATGTAAAAGAAAGCTTTAATAAACTTGTCAATGGCCGATTTGTGGAGCGGTGCCCTGCTCCTGAACCATTTCTTGCTCCACCCTCCGACGAAGAAACTCCTGCTAAGAAGCGAGGTGCCAAGTCCACGAAG GTTGGTGATGTATCTGAGAGCATTGAGCAACGTGCTTTGGCAGCAGCAGCTCCGATGGAGTCATTAAGATTTTTAGCTGAAACACACAATTGGAGTGATTTTTCTGACAAAAGCAGTGAGGAAAAGTTTACCTCTGTGAAAACTGGGGAGAAG AGGAAGCAAGATTTTCTAGAGACAGATGGCGGCCTGCTGgatcaagaagaaaagaaagaagtccTTTGGCGTgtcaattttgaagaacttGTACGACGTTTGAGGCATCAG GCTTGCATTGCCAATGCAAAATCTCGGCTTAATGATGAATGTGGCATTATCCTTGGTGCAATTCTGGAGTTAACTAGAAGTTCAGAGAGTAAAGTGAACATTGGAAGCACAG CTTCTGTGTCAATAAATGATATTTATGATGAGGTGATAAAGAAGAAAGGGGGTCTTGGCATGAACTTGGAACGTATAAGAGCTTCACTAGTTGAACTGGGTTGTGAAATGCCCATGCTAGTTGAAGAATATAGCATTG ATTTGAAGAGCATAATTGACATGGCTCAGAATGAAGAG GTGGAATCTATTGTATTGAAACGATATGGAAGAGAAGCCTATAGGATGTTCAGGTTCCTTTCGAAGTCTGGCCGCCTTCATGAGACTGATAAG ATTGCAGATACCACGTTTGTTGAGAAGAAAGATGCTATCAAGATTCTTTATAAGTTGTGGAAAGATGACTACTTGCAGATGGAG AAAGTTACTGTGAATGGAGCTAGGCAGACACATTTCTTGTTGTGGAAAGTTAATAGGCAGTCTCTTTGCCAACATGTTTTAGATGAAATGTACCACGCTGCTTTAAACCTGAGACTTCGTATTGCACACGAGCTGGACCAAGAAAAAGAG ATTCTTCAGATGCCTAAAGACAAGGTCGGAGAGGTAGAGGAATTGCGCAAAAGATACATGCGCTTAAAGAAAGTCAGCATTATTTACGAATCGTCCTTGATGAATCTTGATGATGCGCTGATGCTCTTTCATGACTTCTAG
- the LOC113764045 gene encoding DNA-directed RNA polymerase III subunit rpc3 isoform X2 translates to MVSQHGIKLAVYLVSSFYGDHNSKVCECLLRRGTLTLAQIIRFTELSREIVRHCLLALIHQNCVQAFSIQQEGAFGEAPKVVTHYMALFDNIIHHMRFPKFIAIVKDELGGECEKVFEALLQHGRLSFNQIVDREKQTVSKEENFDVDHVKESFNKLVNGRFVERCPAPEPFLAPPSDEETPAKKRGAKSTKVGDVSESIEQRALAAAAPMESLRFLAETHNWSDFSDKSSEEKFTSVKTGEKRKQDFLETDGGLLDQEEKKEVLWRVNFEELVRRLRHQACIANAKSRLNDECGIILGAILELTRSSESKVNIGSTASVSINDIYDEVIKKKGGLGMNLERIRASLVELGCEMPMLVEEYSIDLKSIIDMAQNEEVESIVLKRYGREAYRMFRFLSKSGRLHETDKSVNSLDLGAAFSRLLEHHGVRMRINMSEEGK, encoded by the exons ATGGTGTCGCAGCACGGCATCAAACTTGCCGTTTATCTTGTATCCTCTTTCTACGGAGATCATAATTCT AAAGTTTGTGAATGTCTTCTCCGGAGGGGAACCCTAACCTTAGCGCAAATTATACGGTTCACCGAACTCAGTCGAGAGATTGTGAGGCATTGTTTACTAGCCTTAATCCATCAAAACTGCGTTCAAGCCTTCTCAATCCAACAAGAAG GTGCTTTCGGAGAGGCTCCAAAGGTTGTAACACACTACATGGCTTTATTTGACAACATAATCCACCACATGAGGTTTCCAAAGTTCATTGCAATTGTAAAAGATGAGCTTGGTGGAGAA TGTGAAAAGGTTTTTGAAGCTTTACTTCAACATGGTAGACTATCTTTCAATCAAATTGTTGACAGAGAGAAACAGACTGTGAGTAAAGAAG AAAATTTTGATGTGGACCATGTAAAAGAAAGCTTTAATAAACTTGTCAATGGCCGATTTGTGGAGCGGTGCCCTGCTCCTGAACCATTTCTTGCTCCACCCTCCGACGAAGAAACTCCTGCTAAGAAGCGAGGTGCCAAGTCCACGAAG GTTGGTGATGTATCTGAGAGCATTGAGCAACGTGCTTTGGCAGCAGCAGCTCCGATGGAGTCATTAAGATTTTTAGCTGAAACACACAATTGGAGTGATTTTTCTGACAAAAGCAGTGAGGAAAAGTTTACCTCTGTGAAAACTGGGGAGAAG AGGAAGCAAGATTTTCTAGAGACAGATGGCGGCCTGCTGgatcaagaagaaaagaaagaagtccTTTGGCGTgtcaattttgaagaacttGTACGACGTTTGAGGCATCAG GCTTGCATTGCCAATGCAAAATCTCGGCTTAATGATGAATGTGGCATTATCCTTGGTGCAATTCTGGAGTTAACTAGAAGTTCAGAGAGTAAAGTGAACATTGGAAGCACAG CTTCTGTGTCAATAAATGATATTTATGATGAGGTGATAAAGAAGAAAGGGGGTCTTGGCATGAACTTGGAACGTATAAGAGCTTCACTAGTTGAACTGGGTTGTGAAATGCCCATGCTAGTTGAAGAATATAGCATTG ATTTGAAGAGCATAATTGACATGGCTCAGAATGAAGAG GTGGAATCTATTGTATTGAAACGATATGGAAGAGAAGCCTATAGGATGTTCAGGTTCCTTTCGAAGTCTGGCCGCCTTCATGAGACTGATAAG tCAGTCAACTCTCTGGATCTTGGTGCTGCATTCTCTAGATTGCTAGAGCACCATGGAGTTAGAATGAGAATTAACATGTCAGAAGAGGGAAAATAA